The sequence below is a genomic window from Sphingobacterium sp. ML3W.
TGTTGCAATTTTAAAGCTCAATTTTTCCATGATTTAATTTTGTACAAAGAAACATAAACCTAGGCTAAAACAAAAATGAGACTTATTATATTATTTTCATCCTATTGGTTATGAAGTGATGATTGTTGGATTTCTTATTACCATTAACATCGATTAAGTAGCCGTGCTTTTTCAATGGTAATAGCTTGGCTATTATTTATTTTGATTGGCATAACGAAAAATTTGCAGTTATATTTAATAAGAATTTAATTGCATAGAAACTCAAATTTATCTAAGTTTGAAGCTCAACCAAACTAATTCTCTTATAATTTATGAAGAAAACAGCATTATTTATAGCTCTCTGTGTAGCTAATGTGATTGCTTTCGCGCAGCAAAAACCGAATATTGTTATTATCATTTCTGATGATCACTCATACCAGACTATTGGAGCCTATGGTTCTAAATTGGGGCATACACCAAATATTGATAGAATTGCGTCTGAAGGCGTTCGCTTTAATAAAGCTTATGTGACCAATTCAATTTGTGGTCCAAGTAGAGCAACTTTATTAACAGGAAAATATAGTCACAAAAACGGATTTAAGGATAATGAAACGTCCAATTTTGATCACGGTCAGGATCTTTTTGTAAAAGACTTACAAAAAGTGGGTTATAAAACTGCTTGGATTGGAAAACAACACTTAGGAAATGAACCTCAAGGTTTCGATTACTTCAGTGTTTTAGTTGGACAAGGGCATTATTTCAATCCAACTTTTATAAATGCAAATAACCAAAAAGAGACTGTCAATGGTTATGTGTCTGATATTGTCACGGATAAAGCAACGCATTGGTTGGATTCTTTAGATAAAAATAATCCCTTTTGCCTCGTTATTGGCCATAAAGCAACGCATCGCACTTGGATGCCTGATCCTCAGGATTTTGGAAAAAATGATAGTAAGGAATTTCCCCTTCCGGAAAATTTTTATGATGGTTATGAAGGCCGATTATCTGCTGCTGGACAGGAAATGTCCATTGATAAGGATATGCAGATGGGTTATGATCTAAAAATGTATAACTCAGTTGCCGAAATGAAAAAAGATGGGAATTTCTCTCGCATGAGTGAAGATCAGATGAGGAAGTATTTGGCTTATTATAAACCAATAAAAGAACAATTGGACATGCAGAAACTTTCCGGTAAAGCTTTGGCTGAGTGGAAGTACCGTCGTTATATGATTGATTATTTGAATACTGCGGAATCTATGGATCGCAATATCGGGCGAGTATTAGATTATTTGAAGGAACATGATTTAGAGCAGAATACGATTGTTATTTATTTGTCTGATCAAGGCTTTTATATGGGTGAACATGGTTGGTTTGATAAGCGTTTCATGTATGAGGAGTCTTTTAGGACGCCAATGGTTGCCAGGTTTCCAGAAATGATTGCTAAGGGATCGGTATCTGATGCTCAAGTTATGAATGTTGATATTGCCCCGACTTTGTTAGCGTTAGCTGGAGTGAAGAAACCAAGCCAAATGCAGGGAGAGTCATTTGTTAATGTATTGAAAGGGAAAGACAATAAAGGACGTCAGAGTTTGTATTATCATTATTATGAAAATGGTGAACATGCTGTATCTCCACATTTTGGAGTGAGTGATGGTCGATACAAATTAATTCGTTTTTATAAACGTGTTAATAGTTGGGAGTTGTATGATCTTACCCAAGATCCTTCCGAAATGAAAAATATATATGATTCAACATCTTCAAAGATTGTAAATAAATTGAAAAAGAAATTGAAGCGAGAAATTATAAAGGTGGAAGATAACGATGCACTAAGCATTTTTAATCAAAAATTGTAATGAAACTAGGCAACTCTTATCTGATTGGTCTATTGACCTTGATTGTTCCCTTTACTTCGGTATTTGGACAGCAACAAAAACCAAATGTTGTATTGATATATGTGGATGACCTGGGCTATGGCGACCTGGGGAGCTATGGTGCAGCTAAAATAAAGACGCCAAATTTGGATGCTTTGGCTTCCGATGGAATTAGGTTCACAAATGGACATGCAACTGCAGCGACTTGTACTCCTTCCCGCTACTCTTTAATGACTGGAAATTACCCTTTCCGTCAGACGGGAACAGGTATTTTGCCGGGTGATGCGAAATTGATTATTCCTCAAGATAAGGTGACTTTACCTAAAGTGTTTAAGCAGGCCGGTTACCAAACTGCTGTGATTGGAAAATGGCATTTAGGCTTAGGGGATCAAGTTGATAAGGATTGGAACGGAAGTATTAAGCCGGGTCCTTTAGAAGTTGGGTTTGATTATTCTTTTATTTTTCCTGCAACTGCTGACCGAGTGCCAACGGTGTTTTTAGAAAACCATGATGTACTTGGTGTGGATCATAATGATAAGATTGTAGTATCATATACCCAAAAGGTAGGAAATGAGCCTACAGGTAAAGAGAATCCTGATTTATTGAAGATGAAAAACTCACCAAATCATGGTCATGATAATACGATAGTGAATGGTATAGGTAGAATTGGATGGATGTCGGGGGGTAAAGAAGCTAAATGGGTAGATGAGGAGCTAACTTTAACATTTGCTGACAAAGCAATTCATTTCATTCAAGATCATCGTCAAATCCCGTTTTTCTTAAGTTATAATGCAACCGAGCCACATGTGCCTCGTATGCCTGCTACGATGTTTAAGGGTAAAAGTGGATTGGGTTATCGTGGAGATGCAATTTTACAACTTGATTATACTGTTGGGCAATTGGTGAAGACTTTAAAGGACAATCAAATTTATGAAAATACGATAATTATCTTTTCTAGTGATAATGGGCCAGTGTTGGATGACGGTTATGATGATGGTGCGGTTACACAATTGAACGGGCATAATCCATTTGGACCATTTAGCGGAGGTAAATATTCGGCATTTGAAGCGGGTACTCGTGTTCCTTTTTTTATCACTTGGCCAAAAATGATTAAGAAGGGTACTACATCTGATGCTTTAGTTTGTCAGGTTGATTTGCTTAGTAGCTTTGCTTCATTTTTTAATGTTAAATATAATGCTGATGAGGCTGTTGATAGTCAGAATTTATGGAAGAGCTTTACTGGTAAGGATTTGGTAGGGAGAGCTCATTTAATAAAATCATCAGGCACATTAAGTGTATTGGAAGGTAATTTTAAATATATTAAAGCCGGTAAGGGGGCTAAAAGAAACAGTCTTGTCAATATTGAACTTGGAAATGATGAGGTCGACCAATTATACGATTTGAGTATTGACAAAGGTGAAAGAAATAATATTGCAGAAAGTAATCCTCAAAAAGTGATGGAGTTGAAAGCGATTCTTGAAAAGGAATTACGGAAATAATAGTAGGGCATTTGTTTGATAGCTACGATAAAAAGCGCATTTTTGTAGGATGTCATTTGCGAAGAAAATAATAGAATGGTATCATGAGCATCAACGTGATTTACCTTGGCGAAATACAAGAGATCCTTATAAAATTTGGTTATCTGAGATTATTTTACAGCAAACTCGGGTAGAGCAGGGAATGCCCTACTACTTGAGGTTTGTAGAAAGGTACCCTGATGTATTGTCATTTGCAAATGCTTCAGAGGATGATATTTTGCATCTATGGCAGGGTCTGGGTTATTATTCGCGAGGACGAAATATGCATAAGGCTGCGGGTATTGTACAGAATGAGTATCAAGGTGAATTTCCTAAAACATATGTCGAATTAATTAAATTGCCTGGTGTCGGTGAATACACCGCTGCTGCAATTTCTTCTTTTTCTAATGACGAGGCTCAAGCAGTCTTGGATGGTAATGTTTTTCGTGTACTCGCGCGGTATTATGGCATTGATACGCCAATAAATACTCCTGCAGGAAAAAAAATTTTTACACAATTGGCAAAAGAGAATCTTGATCTAGCGTATCCTGCGATATACAATCAAGCAATAATGGATTTTGGTGCATTGCATTGTAAACCTAAATCTCCATTATGTCAGGAATGTGAACTTCAATTGGATTGCTTTGCAAATGTCAATGGCCTAGTAGCGGATCTACCGGTTAAGATTAAGGCTAAGAAGAGTAGGAATCGTTATTTTCATTACTTTATTATTGAACAAGATGATGCTATTTTGATGTCTAAGCGGGGTGCTTCGGATGTTTGGGAAAATTTATATGAATTTCCAATGATTGAAACAGCTGAGGCTTTGGACGGTTTAGCGATTCTTGCTAGTCCAGAATTTATAGATTTATTCGGTTCAGAAGTCGGATTAAGCCTATTGAGAACAAATAAAAAACATATTTTGAGTCATCAGAATATCTATGCGACCTTTTATAGGATGTTAAGTTTTAAGGGATTGGAGCGAAAAAAAACAAATTGGAATTATGTTTTGTTAAAAGATTTGGATAAATTAGCTAAACATAAGCTCATTTTTTCTTTTTTAGAAACAGCTAAATTATAACCAAACACCTTTAATATTATGTCAGGAGTCAACAAAGTTATTCTAGTAGGTCATTTAGGCAAAGATCCAGAAATTAGATATTTAGATAATAATGTCTCTGTTGCTAGTTTTCCGTTAGCAACATCAGAAACTTTTAATCGAGATGGTAAACGGGTAGAGCAAACGGAGTGGCATACAGTTGTGCTATGGCGCGGGTTGGCAGATGTCGCTGCCAAGTATTTGACAAAAGGGAAGTTAGTGTATATTGAGGGACGATTAAGAACACGTTCGTATGAAGATAAAGAAGGAGTTAGACGCTATTCGACAGAAATTGTAGCGGAGAACTTTACCTTATTGGGTCGTAAATCAGATTTTGAACCTACAACTGCTTCTCCTGCACAAACGCAGGCGGAAAAAGTTGAAAATAAAGAAGTCGACGTTGATTTTACAGAAAATGAGAATGATAGTAATCCATTGCCGTTCTAAAGATTTCTTATAAACTATAAAAAAGAGCATCATCAAACATGATGCTCTTTTTTATGATTCTTTTTTACGAATGTGGAATGAATTTGTACCTCTTGAATGAAAACACTTTATCTTTTATAATATTTTCCTGTATCTTTGAATAATTATGTTGCAAGATAAAATAACGCAGTATACTGAAGAAATTAAGCAATTTGCTCCAACTTCTTCAGCTGATGTAGAAAATTTCAGGCTGAAATTTTTAGTTTCAAAAGGTATTGTTAAGAATTTGTTTGATGAATTTAAAACCGTTTCTGTAGAAGAGAAACGTGTTTTGGGTATGGTATTGAATGAATTTAAGCAGTTGGCTGAAAAAGCTTATCAAGAAGCTCACGAAAAATTTGGCACGAATAAATCACAAGCTCAGAAGAGCGAAGGTGATCTTACGCTACCTGGTCAAGGGTTTAGATTAGGATCTCGTCATCCACTTTCTTTAGTTCGTAAGGAGATTGTTGAAATCTTTAAGAAATTAGGATTCATCGTTTCTGAAGGGCCAGAAATTGAGGATGATTGGCATAATTTTTCTGCTTTGAACTTTCCTCCAGAACATCCGGCACGCGATATGCAAGATACCTTCTTTATTAAGAAACAAGAAGGTAATGATATCACGTTACGTACACATACGTCATCTGTCCAAGTTCGTTTAATGGAAGCTGGTAAGCCACCTTTCCGCGCAATTATGCCAGGACGTGTTTATCGTAATGAAGCTATTTCTTCACGTGCACATTGCTTTTTCCACCAAGTGGAAGGACTTTACGTTGATGAAAATGTTTCTTTTGCAGATTTGAAACAGACTTTGTTTCACTTTGTACAAGAGTTATACGGCGAGGGAACTGAAGTGCGTTTCCGTCCTTCTTACTTCCCATTTACTGAGCCTTCTGCTGAAATGGATATTTCATGTACGATTTGTAAGGGTGCGGGTTGTCAGCTGTGTAAATATTCAGGTTGGGTGGAAATCTTAGGTTGTGGTATGGTTGATCCAAACGTCTTAGATAATTGCGGCATCGATAGTAAGAAATATTCTGGTTTTGCGTTTGGTATGGGTATTGAACGTGTAACCAATTTGAAATATGAGATTAAGGATTTACGTTTATTTTCGGAGAATGATATGAGATTCTTATCTCAATTTGAAAGCGAAATTATTTAATGTTAAGACGAATCGATTGTGCCATCACATTGTCTATATCTTTTGTAAATCATTTGTTTGCAAGTGACATAGATAATGTGATTGTCTTTTTTAACTTTAAAAGTAACCCTATTCTGTATATTCACTCCCTTATAGCTGGATGTGCTATTAATGTATGTGTCCCCCATCATTCGGTTAAAATACTTAAGATATCAAGCTAAATTATGGAAGCAGACAAAATTATTGAATCTATCAAAAGATCTGCTCGAGAGTTATTTCGAAAGTATGGTTATAATAAGACTAGTGTCAACGAATTAGCGAAACGTGCTAATATCGCAAAAGCTACTTTTTATAAATATTTTGAGAGTAAGGAGCTTATTCTTCACGCTATTTTGATGGAATATATTCAGGAGAATGTTAAGGATATTTTGAAAAAAAATGTGGGAGAAGAAGATTTAGCTGTTTTCTTGGGTAACACAATCCTTAAGGTCAGTCGTTTGACTTATACGGTCTGTAATGAATTTGTGGGTTGGGAGTTTATTCGTGAATCTGCGAATGCCCAAGAATATTTAAAAACATTGTCGGACGATTTGGAGTTTTTACTACTTAGTTCGTTCATACAAAATGATACAATTGCAGCTTCCATCCCCGAAAAGAAGTTGACATTCCTTATCAAGACGAGTAAAAATATCGTTTTTTCATTTGCGTTTACAGCAGTTACTGAAGCAGACGTTCGTAAAAATTTCATTTCTTTTCAAAAGGAAATTCTTCCATATTTAGTTCACGCAACTATTCATTAAAATTCTGATCAAAAAAGCGTAATTTTGCGCCAATATGAGAAGAAGAAGTTCACAAGAAAGATTAGTTTTCAGTGATATCGAGATTGTTGATATTGCAGAAGAGGGCAAAGGTGTTGGTAAAACAGATGATTTGGTATTGTTTGTTGAAAGAGCGATTCCAGGTGATGTGGTTGATGTGGAATTGATACGCAAAAAGAAAAGTTTTGGCGAAGGTCGTATTCAGACTTTGAAGAAAGCTTCGGAACACCGTGTTGAGCCTTTCTGTGAGCATTTTGGAGTCTGTGGTGGTTGTAAATGGCAACACATGACTTATGATGCGCAACTATTGTTCAAACAACAGTCTGTAGAAAATGCACTTACACGTATTGGTAAGGTGGATACATCTTCTATGGAACCAATCTTGCCTTCTGTTCAGACAAAGTATTATCGTAATAAATTGGAATACACTTTTTCGAATAAAAAGTGGTTAACTTCTATTGATGATAATGTCGAAGATATGAATATGGATGCTTTAGGTTTCCATGTACCTGGCCGATTTGATAAAATTTTAAATGTTAATCATTGCTATTTACAGGAAGATCCTTCTAATATCTTGCGTAATAGTGTTCGTGAGTTTGCTGTTGAAAATGATATTTCCTTTTATGATTTACGAGGACATAGTGGAGTTTTACGCAATCTGATCATTCGCATTTCATCTACGGGAGAATTGATGGTAATTGTGGTATTTGCGTACCCAGAGGATGGCCAAGTAGAATTATTGATGTCCTTTATCAAAGAAAAATTCCCGACCATTACTTCTCTTCTTTATATCATCAACCAGAAAAAGAATGATACTATTTTCGATCAAGATATAATCGTTTATAATGGACGTGATTTTATTTATGAGGAAATGGAAGGTCTTAAATTTAAAGTTGGTCCGAAATCATTCTATCAAACGAATTCAGCTCAAGCATATGAATTGTATAAGATAACGAGAGATTTTGCTGGTTTGTCTGGCGAAGAGTTGGTGTATGATTTATATACTGGAGCGGGTACGATTGCCAATTTTGTTGCTAAATACGCGAAGGAAGTTATAGGGGTAGAGTATGTGCCTTCGGCGATTGAAGATGCGAAAATAAACTCTGAAATAAACGGCGTAAAAAACACAAAGTTCTATGCCGGTGATATGAAGGATGTATTAACAGCTAATTTCATTGCAGAACATGGTAAGCCTGATGTGGTGATTACAGACCCTCCTCGTGCAGGAATGCATACTGATGTTGTTGCTCGACTTTTAGAAATGGAAGCTCCGAAAATTGTTTATGTAAGTTGTAATGCAGCAACTCAGGCACGCGATTTGACACTGTTGGCTGAGAAATACGATGTTGTTCGTATTAAGCCAGTTGATATGTTTCCACATACACAACACGTTGAGAATGTTGTTTTATTAAAATTGAAGGGATAATTTATGGAAATGGAAGAATGGTTTGGAGCTTCGCAAAATAAGGAAGATGAAACCCAAAAATCAAGTCCTTTAAAAAGTTTGAAAATCGATTTAGATTATTATAACGATTCGATTAAAGAAATATCTTTAGAAATTATGGGTGAGGGCTTGTCTGCTTATCCTATTTTTATTGCACATCAGCATGTCGTAAATGTCGGTGAAATGATTCTTGATCATGTAGAACTGAAAACAAATTGGAGTATCAACGCTTCTACTTTCGAAGAATTTGTTGAGGCCAATATTATTAAAGAGGATAGAAAAGAGGCCTTTCTCAAAAAATACAAACGTGCACAGGATTTTATGTGTTTGTTTGTTGTTGTTCCTGAAGGCGCAAATTTCGTTTTCTATCCTTATAAATAAGGGTCTATAAAATATTTAAACTTTTTTAACATATGATATGTCAAACTATTATTACTTTTATTTTAATATGTATAGAAAAATAATTAGTCATATCATCGGTGTTCTTTGCTTGTTGTTCTTGTGTTTTTCAGGTACAAATATTTATGCACAACAGATTCAAAGAATTTCAGGGATGGTTTTTGAAAAAGGAACTTCGCTGCGTCTTTCTGAAGTCAATATTAGTAATTTAAGAACTAATAAATCTGTTATTTCAAATTCATTTGGCGTTTTCTTGATCGAGGCATCAATAGGGGATAGTTTATCTTTTTCAAAGGTCGGCTATTCTGAAGTGAAAACCGTGATCACAGATTTAAAAGATTTTTATATTGAGCTGCAACCTGGTATTACCTTGGAAACTGTTGTTGTAGAAAGGAAAACAAAAGAAGCGGAGCTTAATGAAGCTATGCGTGATTACGGAAAAAAAGGAGTCTATAATGGGGGTAATAATAAATTTGGGACTTATTTAGCTAGCCCTGCAACAGCTCTTTATAATCTTTTTGGTCGTGAGGCAAAGAATGCAAAGCGCTTTAGTCATTTTTTAGATTCGGAAAAAAGAGAACTAGAGGTTGATAAAGCTTTTTCAAAGGAAGCTGTTCGTGAGATAACAAAATTGGAGGATAAAGATTTAGAATCTTTTATGCGTATATATAGGCCTTCTTTCGAGGCGGTTGAACACTGGCAACACTATGATTTTTTGGAATATGTGCAGCGATCATTGGATGATTTTAACAAAAATGGTCGTCCAGCGGGATTTACTCTTCCTGATATTGAAGTAAAAACACAGGAGAAATAATCCATGTATTTTATTATCTCGTACTCTCTGTCTATATTTTTGTTACTAAAATAGGCTTAATCGGCTATTATTTGTTTTTTGGCATTTGGTTTGTTTAATATTGCTGTGGAATCACACTAGAAATATTATTAAAGATATTATAATTATGAAAATGAATAAGAAGTTAGCTGTTTTTGGTCTTACTGTGGCTACATCAGCAATGTTATTTGGGAGCTGTTCAACAATTCAAAATGCAAATAATACCACAAAAGGTGGGGTAATCGGTGGGGTTGCGGGAGGTGCGTTAGGTGCACTTATTGGTAACAAGGCAGGTAGTACTGCTATTGGTACGATTGCAGGAGCTGCTATTGGTGGTGCTGCAGGTGTATTGATTGGTAAGAAGATGGATAAGCAAGCTGCTGAGATTGCTAAAACGGTAGAAGGTGCTGAAGTTACCCAGGCTGGTGAAGGTATTGTTGTAAAATTTGATTCAGGTATTTTATTTGATTTTAACAAGTCAGCTTTAAAAGCTTCAGCAAGAGAGAACATCAAAAATTTAGTAGCAACTTTAAATAAAGAGCAAGGTACAGATATCTTAGTTATTGGTCATACAGATAATGTGGGTTCACTTGATGCAAATCAAAAAGTTTCTGAAAATCGTGCTAATGCTGTTCGTGCTTTTGCTGTTTCTCAAGGGTTGGCTTCATCACGTATCCGTACAGAGGGAAGGAATTTTTCTGAGCCACTAGAGAGTAATGATACTGAAGCAGGTCGTGCAGCAAATCGTCGTGTAGAGATTGTTATCGTTGCAGGAAGCCAAATGAAACAAGAAGCTCAGAATCAAGCAAAATAAGTATAAGAATCATTCATTATAGTTCTGAAAAAGCGCTGATTATTCATCAGCGCTTTTTTATTGGAATCTATATTCATATACGTGCAATATTAATATGACAAACTGTCATCAATCCAATATTTATTTTTAACTTTGTGGTCTTTGAATTTTGAGCTATGTTAGATTTAACGCATACAACTAAGGAACACGACGAAACACGTCAAGGTGAAGCATTATTGATTAAAAATGATGTTGAAAAACGTAATGGACGTAAATTATATATTGAGAGCTATGGTTGTCAAATGAATTTTTCAGATAGTGAGATCGTTGCCTCTATTTTACTGGAAACTGGATTTGAGACAACTAAAAACTATCAAGAAGCAGATGTTATTTTTATCAATACCTGCTCTATTCGTGAGAATGCAGAGCAGCGTGTGCGGAATCGTCTGAAAGAGTTTGAATTTGCCAAGAAAAGCAATCCTGGGATGATTGTGGGCGTTTTAGGCTGTATGGCTGAACGGCTTAAAGCTAAGTTTTTGGAAGAAGAAAAGTTAGTGGATGTTGTTGTAGGACCTGATGCTTATCGTGATTTGCCAAACTTAATTGCGCAAGTTGATGAGGGGAATCGTTCTGTTAACGTATTGCTTTCTCGTGAGGAAACTTATGCTGATATCAGCCCTGTTCGTTTAAATTCGAATGGCATTACGGCTTTTATTTCAATCATGCGTGGTTGTGATAATATGTGTTCTTTTTGTGTTGTCCCATTTACGAGAGGAAGAGAGCGTAGTCGCGACTCTGAATCTATTGTGAAGGAAGCACAAGACCTTTTTAATGCGGGATACCGCGAAGTGACCTTATTGGGGCAAAACGTCGATTCATATAAATATACAGCTCCGACAGTTGAGGGGCAGGAAGCAAGTGCTCCAATTAATTTTGCTAATTTATTGGCATTGGTTGCTGCTGTTGATCCTTTACTACGTGTTCGCTTCTCGACTTCTCATCCGAAGGATATTACGGATGAAGTATTGCATACAATGGCGAGTCATGATAATATTTGTAACTATATTCACCTACCGGTTCAGTCAGGGAATTCTAGAGTATTAGAATTGATGAATCGTACCTACGATAGGGATTGGTATATCAATCGTATTGATGCGATTAATCGTATTATTCCGGGATGTGGTATTTCAACGGATATTATTACGGGTTTCTGTACGGAAACGGATGATGACCACCAAGAAACTTTAAGTATGATGGATTACGTAAAGTATGATTATGCTTTTATGTTTGCTTATTCGGAACGCCCCGGCACTTTGGCTGCAAAACGCTATGCCGATGATATACCAGAGGAAGTTAAGAAAAGTCGTTTAACAGAGGTTGTTGCCAAACAAAGAGCACATAGCTTTGATCGTTTGCAACAATTTGTTGGTAAAAATCAACGTGTTTTAATCGAAGGTTTTTCAAAACGCTCGGACAAGGATTTTGCAGGACGTAATGACCAAAATGCAATGGCTATTTTTCCTGTAGATGAACGCTATCAGGCGGGAGATTATGTAACTGTTTTGATTGAATCATGTACTTCAGCTACTTTGTTAGGTAAAATTGTTGATTAATTAGGATTTAATATAGGTCTTTTATTATTAAATTTAGAAGATGGATAATCAAGATATTAAGAATCGATTTGGGATTATAGGTAATTCGCCCTTACTCAATAGAGCTATAGATATTGCTCGCCAAGTGGCTCCTACTGATATTTCAGTATTGATTCAGGGTGAAAGTGGTAGTGGTAAAGAAGTATTCTCGCATATTATTCATCAAATGAGTGCACGCAAACATGGTGCTTTTATCGCTGTGAACTGTGGTGCTATTCCTGAAGGAACGATTGATTCTGAATTGTTTGGGCATGAAAAGGGTTCCTTTACAGGAGCTCATGAAGCTAGAAAGGGATATTTTGAAGTCGTTGATGGCGGAACTATATTTTTAGATGAGGTAGGGGAACTGCCCCTTGGTACTCAAGCGCGTTTATTACGTGTCTTGGAATCAGGGGAGTATATCCGTGTAGGTTCTTCTAAAGTGCAGAAAACGAATGTTCGTGTTGTTGCGGCAACAAACGTTGATGTTTTTAATGCGGTACAAAATGGGAGGTTTCGTGAAGATTTGTATTATAGATTGAATACAGTTCCATTACGTATTCCTTCTCTACGCGAACGTGCTGAAGATATCTATTTATTATTTAGAAAATTTGTCGTTGATTTCTCTGACAAGTACCGTTCTCCAAGTATACAATTGACAGAAGATGCGCAGCAGTTATTGAAAACTTATGCTTGGCCAGGTAATGTACGTCAACTGAAAAATATTGCTGAACAAATTGCGGTATTAGAAAAGGAACGTGTTGTGGATGCTCAGATATTGAAAAATTATCTTCCGTCTGAAACGCGCTCAACATTGCCTGCTATAATGGCTAATAAAAGTGGTAAGGAGGATTTTTCAGAACGCGATCTTTTATATAAAGTGCTATTTGATATGAAGAAGGATATGGTCGATTTGAAAAAATTGGTCGTTGAATTGATTCAGAATGGGGTTAATCCTGCCACTTATGATGAAAATTCACCTTATATAAACCGTTTATATCAAGAAATTGAGCCTAGTGCTGAACGTCTGCAGGACCAACTTTCTGCTTCACAGACATTAACGATCCACCAACCCAATGTTTTAAAAGGTAATCCTGGACAAGACGGTTATTTAAATTATGATA
It includes:
- a CDS encoding OmpA family protein gives rise to the protein MKMNKKLAVFGLTVATSAMLFGSCSTIQNANNTTKGGVIGGVAGGALGALIGNKAGSTAIGTIAGAAIGGAAGVLIGKKMDKQAAEIAKTVEGAEVTQAGEGIVVKFDSGILFDFNKSALKASARENIKNLVATLNKEQGTDILVIGHTDNVGSLDANQKVSENRANAVRAFAVSQGLASSRIRTEGRNFSEPLESNDTEAGRAANRRVEIVIVAGSQMKQEAQNQAK
- a CDS encoding sigma-54 interaction domain-containing protein — translated: MDNQDIKNRFGIIGNSPLLNRAIDIARQVAPTDISVLIQGESGSGKEVFSHIIHQMSARKHGAFIAVNCGAIPEGTIDSELFGHEKGSFTGAHEARKGYFEVVDGGTIFLDEVGELPLGTQARLLRVLESGEYIRVGSSKVQKTNVRVVAATNVDVFNAVQNGRFREDLYYRLNTVPLRIPSLRERAEDIYLLFRKFVVDFSDKYRSPSIQLTEDAQQLLKTYAWPGNVRQLKNIAEQIAVLEKERVVDAQILKNYLPSETRSTLPAIMANKSGKEDFSERDLLYKVLFDMKKDMVDLKKLVVELIQNGVNPATYDENSPYINRLYQEIEPSAERLQDQLSASQTLTIHQPNVLKGNPGQDGYLNYDTQDAEEVEESLSLTEKESDLIKKALKKHRGKRKAAAQELGISERTLYRKIKDLNLDL
- the miaB gene encoding tRNA (N6-isopentenyl adenosine(37)-C2)-methylthiotransferase MiaB — its product is MLDLTHTTKEHDETRQGEALLIKNDVEKRNGRKLYIESYGCQMNFSDSEIVASILLETGFETTKNYQEADVIFINTCSIRENAEQRVRNRLKEFEFAKKSNPGMIVGVLGCMAERLKAKFLEEEKLVDVVVGPDAYRDLPNLIAQVDEGNRSVNVLLSREETYADISPVRLNSNGITAFISIMRGCDNMCSFCVVPFTRGRERSRDSESIVKEAQDLFNAGYREVTLLGQNVDSYKYTAPTVEGQEASAPINFANLLALVAAVDPLLRVRFSTSHPKDITDEVLHTMASHDNICNYIHLPVQSGNSRVLELMNRTYDRDWYINRIDAINRIIPGCGISTDIITGFCTETDDDHQETLSMMDYVKYDYAFMFAYSERPGTLAAKRYADDIPEEVKKSRLTEVVAKQRAHSFDRLQQFVGKNQRVLIEGFSKRSDKDFAGRNDQNAMAIFPVDERYQAGDYVTVLIESCTSATLLGKIVD